The following coding sequences lie in one Flexivirga oryzae genomic window:
- a CDS encoding helix-turn-helix domain-containing protein — MGCRSDDSTAPDSDPDGLGPGARALYASLIEHVGDLTKAAATLADTDIDEALNVLVRLHLVHRSGEDRFEALSPSEAAEEVLGPREARVHQELRDCADLRAELRELAPLYRDATRVSEVLASSELLTDGGEVRDRMGEIRDGVRQCIYSAHPTMATPEVLKSAVEEDGEMLRRGIVFRDLYTHTARRYHHSLQYLKSMAEMGAEIRTASIIPARMVLIDRSFALIPAPTMGASAALVRDQAVVDYLHLIFEFLWERGQDFSDTTDEGDDYVPFEIQTAILHELAEGRTDEAIARRLGISSRTLRRHLSQLFESLGVDTRFQLGIAAVRRGLLSSDYEDPGAAPPV; from the coding sequence CGATCCAGATGGGTTGGGGCCCGGTGCCCGTGCGTTGTATGCGTCGCTGATCGAACACGTCGGGGACCTCACCAAGGCGGCCGCGACGCTGGCCGACACGGACATCGACGAGGCCCTGAACGTGCTGGTCCGGCTCCACCTGGTGCATCGGAGCGGGGAGGACAGGTTCGAGGCGTTGAGCCCGAGCGAGGCCGCGGAGGAAGTGCTCGGGCCACGTGAGGCGAGGGTTCACCAGGAGTTGCGCGACTGCGCAGACCTGCGGGCGGAGTTGCGCGAACTCGCGCCCCTGTACCGCGACGCGACCCGCGTGAGTGAGGTCCTGGCGTCCTCGGAGTTGCTCACCGACGGTGGTGAGGTTCGCGACCGGATGGGGGAGATCCGAGACGGCGTTCGACAGTGCATCTATTCGGCCCACCCCACCATGGCCACTCCGGAGGTGCTCAAGTCCGCGGTCGAGGAGGACGGCGAGATGCTTCGGCGTGGGATCGTCTTCCGCGACTTGTACACGCACACCGCCCGGCGCTATCACCACTCGCTGCAATACCTCAAGTCGATGGCGGAGATGGGGGCCGAGATCCGCACGGCGTCGATCATTCCCGCCCGGATGGTGCTCATCGACCGTTCGTTCGCGCTGATTCCGGCACCGACGATGGGTGCGAGCGCAGCGCTGGTTCGCGACCAGGCGGTCGTCGACTATCTGCATCTGATCTTCGAGTTCCTGTGGGAGCGCGGGCAGGACTTCAGCGATACGACCGACGAGGGCGACGACTACGTCCCGTTCGAGATACAGACGGCGATCCTGCACGAACTTGCCGAGGGCAGGACCGACGAGGCGATCGCCCGCCGGCTCGGCATCTCGTCGAGGACACTGCGGCGCCATCTCTCGCAGCTCTTCGAGAGCCTGGGCGTCGACACGCGCTTCCAACTCGGGATCGCGGCGGTTCGACGGGGTCTGCTGTCCTCTGACTACGAGGACC